The following are encoded in a window of Hemitrygon akajei chromosome 24, sHemAka1.3, whole genome shotgun sequence genomic DNA:
- the LOC140715625 gene encoding C3a anaphylatoxin chemotactic receptor-like: protein MSSPEDHHWAQYSPISHKKAADQQVSMILSMIIFTITFLLGVPGNSAVIWVTGFKIKSNVHSVCFLNLAVADLAFCFTLPFWIVYFALRGSWVTGDIAFNLLLISICFNGSASVFLLTVISIFRCLSVTQPIWFRRHLSQCWARVACSAAWVFALLICLIALQHSKLDQYFGNTTWNILKVSLAVVIFVIPILIMAVCYFLIVRKLRTDKFTKSRRSVRVILTVVVVFIICWFPYHISSAATYFFEYFSFIRHDVALAMASFNSALNPLLYVFVGRKFRQVFKRSLANSLRLAFIELEPELENDLPDNGVSTETRV from the coding sequence ATGTCGAGCCCTGAAGATCATCACTGGGCCCAATACAGCCCCATCAGCCATAAGAAAGCGGCCGATCAGCAAGTGTCCATGATCTTGTCCATGATAATCTTCACCATCACATTCCTGCTTGGCGTCCCCGGTAACAGCGCAGTCATCTGGGTAACGGGCTTCAAGATAAAGAGTAACGTCCACTCTGTGTGTTTCTTGAACCTCGCCGTGGCGGACCTGGCTTTTTGCTTCACCCTCCCCTTCTGGATAGTCTACTTTGCCCTCCGAGGGTCCTGGGTCACAGGTGATATCGCCTTCAAtttgctcctcatctccatctgctTCAATGGGTCTGCCAGCGTCTTTCTGTTGACCGTGATCAGCATCTTCCGCTGCCTGTCTGTCACTCAGCCCATCTGGTTCCGGCGGCATCTCAGCCAGTGTTGGGCGCGTGTGGCATGCAGCGCGGCATGGGTCTTCGCCTTGCTCATCTGCTTGATCGCCCTACAACATTCCAAACTAGACCAGTACTTTGGGAATACAACCTGGAATATATTGAAGGTAAGTTTGGCTGTCGTTATCTTCGTCATCCCTATCCTGATCATGGCCGTTTGCTATTTCCTGATTGTCCGGAAACTACGCACGGACAAGTTCACCAAGTCCAGGAGATCTGTCCGCGTCATCTTGACCGTGGTCGTCGTCTTTATCATCTGCTGGTTCCCGTACCACATAAGCAGCGCAGCCACATACTTTTTCGAATATTTCAGCTTTATCCGGCATGACGTGGCCCTCGCCATGGCTTCCTTCAACAGCGCCCTCAACCCCCTTCTCTACGTCTTCGTCGGCCGCAAATTCCGCCAGGTTTTCAAACGCTCACTGGCCAACTCGCTCCGTCTTGCCTTCATAGAGTTGGAGCCGGAGTTAGAGAACGATCTTCCTGATAATGGTGTCTCAACAGAGACGAGAGTATGA